Within the Heterodontus francisci isolate sHetFra1 chromosome 28, sHetFra1.hap1, whole genome shotgun sequence genome, the region cagtgcggcactccctcagtacggaccctccaacagtgcagcacactctcagtactgaccccctgactttgcagcactccctcagtactgacccccgacagtgcagcactccctctgcacagactctccgacagtgcagcactccctcagtactgaccctccgaaagtgcagcacaccctcagtactgaccccctgactttgcagcactccctcagtactgacccccgacagtgcagcactccctctgcacagactctccgacagtgcagcactccctcagtactgaccctccgaaagtgcagcactccttcagtactgtcccccccgactgtgcagcactccctctgtactgacatccccgactgtgcagcactccctctgtactgaccctccgacagagcagcactccctctgtactgaccctccgacagagcagcactccctctgtactgaccctccgactgtgcagcactccctctgtactgacacccccgactgtgcagcactccctctgtactgaccctccgacagagcagcactccctcagccctgaccatccgacattgcagcactccctcagtcctgacagtcttgcagtgcggcactccctcagttctgaccctcttatcgtgcggcactccctcagttctgaccctcttacagtgcagcactccctcagtaatgacactcttacagtgcggcactctctcagtactgaccctcttacagtgcggcactccctcagtactaaccgcctgacagtgcagcactccctcagtactgaccctccgacagtgcagcactccctcagtactgaccctccgaatgtgctgcactccctcagtactgaccgcctgacagtgcagcactccctcagtactgaccctccgacagtgcagcactccctcagtactggccctctgacagtgcggcactccctcagtactaaccctccgacagtgcagcactccctcagtactgaccctccgacagtgcagcactccctcagtactgaccctccgacagtgcagcactctggtgTCTCAGCCTATATTTTTGTCCTGGACTGGGATTTGAACATTCAATCCTCAGACTCAACTGAACAGGGTCACCACCTGAGCTGCAGCTAACACTAAATAGAGAGATCAGGAGGTTCCAGTCAATTGTGCATTTGATCAAAGGTTTGTGAGTTGCTCCAGGTGTGATATGGAGATAAGAACTCTGTCCACAGCTTAGAGTGTGTTTTATCCTGGAAAGTTCAGAGTTCAACGCAGCATTAATCACGTACATAACAGGAACTGATCGCAGTGTCGGCTCTCCCTGAGTGTAACCCTCCAGTGATACCGAGTTTGTTTAAATTAAATCCCCGATACTGAGTGAATGATGATGTGGCTGTTCGAGTATCTCTTCCTGACATACAGTGAGTATCTCCGTACTGATTTCAAATCAACAAAGCTTATTCCCTCCACTTATTGTAAAGTGACAAAGTTTCCAAACTCTCTGCTCCTCACTCTGggtttcactttctctctctcgtAGCTGAGACAGAAACTGATGGGTCTGAGTTCACACTGCAGAAACTGGATCTCCCAAAATCCAGACCGACTCACcccagtgtcaggactgagggagtgctgtactgtcagaggatcattactgagggagtgctgcactgtcggagggtcagaactgagggagtgccgcactgtcggagagtcagtattgagggagtgccgcactgtcggaggtgcagtactgagggagtgctgtactgtcggacgtgcagtactgagggagtgctgtactgtcggagggtctgtactgagggagtgccgcactgtcggagggtctgtactgagggagtgccgcactgtcggagggtcagaactgagggagtgctgcactgtcggagggtctgtactgagggagtgctgcactgtcggagggtcagtactgagggagtgctgcactgtcggaggttgaatactgagggagtgctgcactgtcggagggtctgtactgagagagtgccgcactgtcggagggttagtactgagggaatgctgcactgtcggagggtcagtactgagggagtgctgcactgtcggagggttagtactgagggagtgctgcactgtcggagggtcagtactgagggagtgctgcactgtcggagggtcagtactgagggagtgcagcactgtcggagggttagtactgagggagtgctgcactgtcggagggtcagtactgagggagtgcagcactgtcggagggttagtactgagggagtgctgcactgtcggaggttgaatactgagggagtgctgctctgtcggagggtcagtactgagggagtgctgcactgtcggaggttgaatactgagggagtgctgcactgtcggagggttagtactgagggaatgctgcactgtcggagggtcagtactgagagagtgccgcactgtcggagggttcgtactgagggaatgctgcactgtcggagggtcagtactgaaggagtgctgcactgtcggaggttgaatactgagggagtgccgcactgtcggagggttagtactgagggagtgctgcactgtcggagggtcagtactgagggagtgctgcactgtcggagggtcagtactgagagagtgccgcactgtcggagggttagtactgagggaatgctgcactgtcggagggtcagtactgaaggagtgctgcactgtcggaggttgaatactgagggagtgccgcactgtcggagggtcagtactgagggagtgccgcactgtcggagggttagtactgagggagtgctgcactgtcggagggtcagtactgagggagtgctgcactgtcggagggtctgtactgagagagtgtcgcactgtcggagggttagtactgagggagtgctgcactgtcggagggtcagtactgagggactgctgcactgtcggaggttgaatactgagggagtgctgcactgccggagggtctgtactgagagagtgccgcactgtcggaggtcagtactgggggagtgctgcactgttggaagtgctgttttTCAGGATGCgacattaaaccgagaccctgtctgccctctcgggtggatgtatagATTCCCACGGCCCACTGTTAGGGATaatgcagtggggtgggggaggggttttctcccctgtgtcctgggaccaatatttatccctcaaccaacatcgctaataACAGGTGATCTGATCATTCATCAAGttcctctttgtgggatcttgctgtgcactcattggctgccgcctttcctacatcacaacagtgagctCACTTCCGATACTCCTCatcggctgtgaaacactttgggatttcTGGAGCTGGTGACAGGATCAGTATCAAAGGGAATTCTGTCTCTCTGATTGGCAGGTCGGATTTTGGGAATATCTCTTTGTGATTGACAGGTCAGATTTTGGGAATTCTGTCTCTCTGATTGGCAGGTCGGATTTTGGGAATATCTCTTTGTGATTGACAGGTCAGATTCTGGGAATTCTGTCTTGCTGATTGGCAGGTCGGATTTTGGGAATCTGTCTTTCTGATTGGCCAGTCAGATTTTGGGAAttctgtctttctgattggcaggtcggaTTTTGGGAATATCTCTTTGTGATTGACAGGTCAGATTTTGTGAAttctgtctttctgattggcaggtcagaTTTTGCTCAGCTTGTACACAGTGGTGATGGGGAATCTTGCGGTGATGGAAACCCAGAGCTGAACCTGATGGAAGATTCTGCTGCCTTTTATTTCACACGGGATGATGATGCAGCAATAAAGTGTCTGGAGAAAGAGCTGGATAATGACCCGGTGTTTGAGAGGCTCTGGAACCTGGGCAGGGCAAATTGGACACTTAAAAATCTCCCAGTCCCGAAGGGTCTCCGAGAGGAGCACATGATCGCAGTGACAGCTTATACCatgatcagtaacctgtacaggcgCTTAAACACAGGTGTGAAAAAGTATGGAGACATCGACACATACAACTGTCACTTTAAACTCAAGAGTTTCCACTATCTCCTAACCATCGCCCTGATAAATTTGAGAAAAGATTTCACTGTGTTAACAGTATATCGAGGGATCAACGATCCTCGGTCTGACACACAAGGCGAGAAGTTGAGATTTGGCATATTTGCCTCCACTTCCCACAGTCGGACGGTGGCCAAGGAGTTTGGGGAAAAAACTTTCTTCATTGTGCATACGTCTCACGGTGTCACAATCCGAGACTTCTCAGTCAACAGGTTCCAAGAGGAGGTTTTAATCTCTCCTTATGAGAAGTTCGCGATTACAAATGCCAAGAGTTCGGAGGGCAATTGCATCTTCACCCTCCATTCAAGAGGCTTcaagggagtggaggtggggatgCAGTGGGACGAGTTTTGCAACCTGACTGTTTATGCCCAGAGGTCCCCTGGTGGGGCTGCTTTTGCCTCTCTGTTGACGATCTTATTGGCTCTGGGCGGGGGTGTGGGTCTCCGCTCTTGTGGGCAATGGAAATCGTATTTGACCAacttattaaagttctttgagaaagtaacaaggaaggtagataaagggaaaccagtagatgtggtgtacttggatttccaaaaggcatttgataaggtgccacatcaaaggttactgcacaagacaaGAGCACATGGTGCAgggtgtaacatattagcatggataaaggactggctagctaacaggaaacagtgcgtcaggataaatgtgtcattttcgggTCAACAAGCTGTAACTGGTGCAGTGTCACAGGgaacagtgctggggtctcaactatttataatctatattaacggCTTGGATAAAGGGACAAAATGTACGAtttctaaattttctgatgacgcaATGACAaaatgcaccgatgcattaaaacacctgacctgtctacctaatcccatttgccagcacttggcccatagccttgaatgttatgatgtgccaagtgctcatccaggtactttttaaaggatgtgaggcaacctgcctctacccaccctcccaggcagggcattccagaccgtcagcaccctctgggtaaaaaagttcttcctcaattcccccttaaatctcctgcccctcaccttcaacttgtgacccctcgtaactgacccttcaacgaaggggaacagctgctccctatccaccctgtccatgcccctcataatcttgtacaccttgatcaggtcacccctcagtcttctctgctccagcgaaaacaacccaagcctatccaacctctcttcatagcttaaatgttccatcccaggcaacatcctggtgaatcgcctctgcaccccctccaatgcaatcacatccttcctataatgtggcgaccagaattgcacacagtactccagctgtggtcttaccaaagttcgatacaactccaacatgacctccttgcttttgtaatctatgcctcgattgataaaggcaagtgtcccatatgcctttttcaccaccctattcacctgcccttctgccttcagagattaggagtaggccattcagcccatcgaacctgccccgccattcaatactatcatgtctgatcatccacttcaatgtctttttccccacactatcctcatatccccttacatcattggtatttagcaatctgtcaatctctgctttaaacatactcaatgactgagcttccacagcccactggggtagagaattccaaagattcacaacgctctgagaaaagaaatttctcctcatctctatactaagtggcttcccccttattttgaaattgtgtcccctggttctagactccccaaccagggggaaacatcttatctgcatctaccctgtctatcactttcagtattttgtaggtttcaatgagatcacctctcattcttcgaaactctagagaatacagggccagtttccccaatctctcttcataggacagtcccgtcatcccatgaacaagtctggcgaatcttcgttgcactccctgtattgttataatatccttcctaaggtaaggggaccaaaactgtacacaatactccaagtgcggacaCACCAAGGTTCTGAACAATTGGAGCTAGACTTCTattcttctgtactcaaatccccttgtgatgaaggccaacagatgtgtttccccttgtgggggagactagaatgaGGTGACATAGTTTGAGATAAAGAGCTTTCccctttaagacggagatgaggagaaatgtttttctctcagagggtggttagtctgtggaattgtcttccccagagagcagtggaggctggatcattgaatatattcaaggctgagttagatagatttgtaaatggacaaaggagtcaagggttatgggggacagacaggccACCACCATATCAGCCATGTTccaatcaaatggcggagcaggcccaaggggctgaatggtctcctcctgttcctgtggaacaggctcgaggaggggctgaatggtctcctcctgttcctgtgtaacaggcttgaggggggGCTGAAtgagtctcctcctgttcctgtgtaacggactcgagggggggctgaatgggcctcctcctgttcctgtgtaacagactcgagggggggctgaatgggcctcctcctgttcctgtgtaacagagtcGAGGGGGggtgctgaatgggcctcctcctgttcctgtgtaacagactcaagggggggctgaatgggctcctcctgttcctgtgtaacagacctgaggatgggctgaatggcctccccctgttcctgtgtaacagactcgagggggggctgaatgggcctcctcctgttcctgtgtgacagactcgaggaggggctgaatggtctcctcctgttcctgtgtaacagactcgagggggggctgaatgggcctcctcctgttcctgtgtaacagacccgaggagggactgaatggtctcctcctgttcctgtgtaacaggcttgagggggggctgaatgggcctcctctttttcctgtgtaacagactcgagggggggctgaaggggcctcctcctgttcctgtgtaacagactcgagggggggctgaatgggcctcctcctgttcctgtgtaacagactcgagggggggctgaatgggcctcctcctgttcctgtgtaacagactcgagggggggctgaatgagtctcctcctgttcctgtgtaacagactcaatgaggggctgaatggtctcctcctgttcctgtttatctCTACAAACTGTGAATTAAATTGATGAGTGAAAGATTGACGATGCTTTGGGTGTTTAATGAAAAATGTTGATATAAATCTGTTTGTAAAATTTACAAATGTCTTCTTGCACCTGTTTTCACACAAACAAAATTTCAATAAAAGATTTTTGTAATTTTCCAAATATCTCACCTGATTGTTGTAACTTTCTGGGATCTTACTGCGTATATTTGATACATTTATCTTgtgaaatgggcaggcagatgacagatacagtttaatgcagagaagtgtgaagtaatacattgtgATGGGaggaacgaggagagacaatataaaataaagtgtacaattgtaaagagggtgcaggagcagagggaccggggggtaaatgtacacaaatcactgaaggtgtcaggacaggttgagaaagtagttaataaagcgtacgggatcctgagctttataaatagagatatagatacaaaaacaaggaagttatggtgaacatttataaaacactggttcagtctcaactggagtattgtgtccagttctgggcaccacactttaggaaggatgtgaaggctttagagagggtgcaggaaagattcacgatcgtggttccagggatgagggatttcagtcaatgtggagagactggagaagctgggattgttctccttagagcagagaaggttaagaggtgatttaatcGGGACGTTCAGAATGACGAGggggtttcgatggagtaaatgaggagaaactgtttccagtgacaggagggtcggtaaccagagggacacagatttaagataatgggtaaaagaagcagagggggagatgaggggaaatgttttttactcagtgagttgttgtgatctggaacgctctgcctgaaagggcggtgaaaagggaggatattgagaggggtagaagaagcaagagaccttggaatgcacgtccacaagtccctgaaggtggcaggtcaggtagatagagtgatgaagaaggcacatggaatgctttccttcactggctgaggtatagaatacaaaagcagggatgtaaagctggaactgtataaaacactggttaggccacagttggagtattgcgtacagttctggtcaccacattacaggaaggacataactgctctggagagagtacagaggagatttacaagaatgttgccagggctcgtaaGTTGCAgcaatgatgaaagattggataggctggggttgttttccttagaacagaggaggctgaggggtgacttaattgaggttaacaaaattatgagcggtctagatggagtagacaggaaagatctgattcccctagtggagaggtcaattactgagagggctcagtcacagaagatagaggggaacagtggatgggtgtttttctgaatggagggatgtgactagtggtgttccacagggatcagtgctgggacctttgctgtttgtagtatatataaatgatttggaggaaaatgtaactggtctgattagtaagtttgcggacgacacaaaggttggtggagttgcggatagtgatgaggattgtcagaggatacagcaggatatagatcagttagagacttgggcagagaaatggcagatggagtttaatccggacaaatgtgaggtaatgcattttggaaggtctaatgcaggtgggaggtatacagtaaatggcagaacccttaggagtattgacaggcagagagatctgggcgtacaggtccacaggtcagtgaaagtcgcaacgcaggtggataaggtagtcaagaaggcatacggcatgtttgccttcatcggtcggggcatagagtataaaaattggcaagtcatgttgcagctgtacagaaccttagttaagccatacttggaatattgtgtgcaattctggtcgccacactactagaaggacatggaggctttggagaaggtacagaggaggtttaccaggatgttgcctggtctggagggcattagctatgaggagaggttggaaaaactcggattgttttcactggaacgacggaggtggaggggtgacatgatagaggtttacaaagttacgagtggcatggacagagtggatagtcagaagctttttcctagggtggaagagtcagttactcggggacataggtttaaggtgagaggggcaaagtttagaggggatgtgcaaggcaagttctttacacagagggtggtgtgtgcctggaccttgctgccgggggaggtggtggaagcagatacgatagcgatgtttaagagacatcttggcatGTTGACATGACATGTCAGTTAATgtggggagactggagaagctgggattgttctcctcagagcagagaaggttaagaggtgatttaatcGGGACGTTCAGAATGACGAGggggtttcgatggagtaaatgaggagaaactgtttccagtgacaggagggtcggtaaccagagggacacagatttaagataatgggtaaaagaagcagagggggagatgaggggaaatgttttttcacacagtgagttgttgtgatctagaacgcactgcctgaaagggcggtggaagcagattcaatcggaaTTGCAAAAGGGGAATTTACTGGAATGTCACAACTGAGTTTATGTTGTAACTTGTGTTCCTGTTTGTGGTGAGACATTTCAAACTGTCTttttgtacctctctctctctccctctgtgcgtctctgtctgtctctttgtctctctcgcttgtctctctcagtccctttcttcctctgtctttctcactctctctatctctatctctatctctatatctgtctccctctcccgctccttctctctctttcagtctctgattcccgagcttagggcccaggcagctgaaggcgtggcctaaaatggtggagcaatgggaatcgggggataagTGAGAGgtcggaattggagaagtgcagagatctcggaggggtgtaggggctggaggcgattagagagatagggacagttgtaggggctggagaaggttacagagatagggaggggtgtaggggctggcggaggttccagagataggaaggggtgtagggactggagagagttacagagatagggaggggagtaggggctggaggaggtttcagagatagggaggtgtgtaggggctggaggaggttacagagatagggaggggtgcaggcgcTGGAGAGCTTTACACAGATAGGGAagggtttaggggctggaggaggttacagagatagagaggggtgtaggggttggaggaggttacagagatagagaggggtgtagggtctggaggaggttacagagatagggaggtttgtaggggctggaggaggttacacagatagggaggggtgcaggggctggaggaggttacagagatagggaggggtgtaggcgccggaggaggttacagagatagggaggtttgtaggggctggaggtcgtcacagagatagggagggttgtaggggctggaggaggttacagagattgggaggtttgtaggggctggaggaggttacagagacagggaggggtgtaggggctggaggaggttacagagatagggaggggtgcaggggctggaggaggttacagagatagggaggtgtgtaggggctggggcaggttacagagatagggaggggtgcaggggctggcggaagttacagagatcgggaggggtataggggctggggcagattacagagatagggaggggtgcaggggctggaggaggttacagagatagggaggggtgtagggactggatgaggttacagagatagggaggggtgttgggctggaggaggttacagagataaggaggggtgtagggactggacgaggttacagagagagggaggggtgtaggttctggaggaggttacagagatatggaggggtataagggctggaggaggttacagagatggggaggagtgtcggggctgggaggagtttgcagagatggggagggttttagctgttggaggaggttgcagatttttttagaacattacagcgcagtacaggcccttcggccctcgatgttgcgccgacctgtgaaaccatctgacttacactattccattttcatccatatgtctatccaatgaccacttaaatgcccttaaagctggcgagtctactactgttgcaggcagggcgttccacgccccgactactctctgagtcaagaaactacctctgacatctgtccgatatctatcacccctcaacttaaagctatgtcccctcgtgtttgccatcaccatccgaggaaaaagactctcactatccaccctatccaaccctctgattatcttatatgtctctattaagtcacctctcctcctccttctctccaacgaaaacaacctcaagtccctcagcctttcctcttaagaccttccctccataccaggcaacatcctagtaaatctcctctgcaccctttccaaagcttccacatccttcctataatgcggtgaccagaactgcacgcaatactccaggtgcggtctcaccagagttttgtacagctgcagcatgacctcgtggctccgaaactcgatccccctactaataaaagctaacacaccatatgccttcttaacagccctattaacctgggtagcaaccttcagggatttatgcacctggacaccaagatctctctgttcat harbors:
- the LOC137385080 gene encoding uncharacterized protein; this translates as MEDSAAFYFTRDDDAAIKCLEKELDNDPVFERLWNLGRANWTLKNLPVPKGLREEHMIAVTAYTMISNLYRRLNTGVKKYGDIDTYNCHFKLKSFHYLLTIALINLRKDFTVLTVYRGINDPRSDTQGEKLRFGIFASTSHSRTVAKEFGEKTFFIVHTSHGVTIRDFSVNRFQEEVLISPYEKFAITNAKSSEGNCIFTLHSRGFKGVEVGMQWDEFCNLTVYAQRSPGGAAFASLLTILLALGGGVGLRSCGQWKSYLTNLLKFFEKVTRKVDKGKPVDVVYLDFQKAFDKVPHQRLLHKTRAHGAGCNILAWIKDWLANRKQCVRINVSFSGQQAVTGAVSQGTVLGSQLFIIYINGLDKGTKCTISKFSDDAMTKCTDALKHLTCLPNPICQHLAHSLECYDVPSAHPGTF